From the Drosophila simulans strain w501 chromosome 2L, Prin_Dsim_3.1, whole genome shotgun sequence genome, the window AACCCACGTACGTTTAAGAACATTACCATTTATACGTCTTTTAAAATTGGTTTTCTATCAGCTCTTTATTCCGAATATGATTGGATAAGAATGCTTCTGTTTATGGTTCATTACTATTCCTGCCTCCGTGCTGGCATCCCACATCCGAAACTCATCCAAGTCGTAAATGAGATAGGTGGAGCCAGCGGTTTGGCGCAGATGCCACATAGTCATATAGACGTCGGCCAGACGGGGCAAATATGCCAATATGCGACGCGATGCGATGCGAGCACTGGCAGACGACGGACAAACAAACCGACTGCTGACAGCGTTGTGCTACGGTTTTGTTGTACTTTTGTGGGTCCAACTTGAAGTTCGTCCTGCCATCCGGTGAATCGAAgtggaacacacacacacacacatttatattTCTGCAGCAGCGGGAGCGACAAATCAGACTGACAAGATACGTATCTTGATTACGCCAGCTTTCTGTCTCTTTTGCAATGACAATTTGCCAAATGCATGGGCgggggggaaatggaaatgcggggaaaggggaaaattGGGGGGACAGTAGGTGCCAAGCTCGTggcattttcataaatattaacaGCTTGGCAAAAGGTCAGCAGAAGAGCAGCGAGTATGGAAACGAAGAGAGATTGCCCCTAATGGAAGTGGCGTCCTTGCATTGATTGCCACCACTCATTCTGGTCCTGGTGCTGGTCCACCCCCGATTTCGCCTATTCCcaatcaccatcatcatcattttgcTCCGCCCTCTCCGCAGGGGATGTTGCATGGGGAGCTGGTGTAATAATCAATGTGGCAGCCATATTTAGTCCCCGGTTGCTAAGCCATTTTTAATGATATCTAGAGATGTTGCGAAGTCTGAGTGATGGGCACTGCGAACCTAatggctttaaatatttatcaataaGTATGGTGCGATTTTAGTTCAACTTCTCAACTTGAGTCTATTGAGCAAAGTGTTTAGTTTAGCCAACGAAGTATGCTTTTATTCCACTTAACACCAATTAACATCCTGTCAGATAAATTCAGTTATAtcagtaaataaaatttgactCCCTTACTGATAATTGGCTGTCAGATATTTTTCtgtaaatcaaatatattgtGATGACAGCTGAATGAGCAAGTTAAATGCAGTCAATTAAACGAACGCCATTATggcattttataaaatattttattttactactGCATACATGCACATTTTATTCCAGTTAGTTACCAAAATGCTTATGGTTTTCTACTTACAAACTCACTTTGAAATTTACCcaaaattatggaaaaattgtttgttaaagAAAAGCATTGAAGTGCACGACCACTTCCATCGCCAATCATATGGCCACTCACGAAATCAGATCATCATTGGATATCACGCTTGCATCTCTGCTTTCGATTTTAGCGGTCTAGCGCCTGTTGGTTGGGCAACAAAACATCCTTTTCCCAGCCAGGATATTAAATTGGTAAGGGAAGAGGTGGTAGTGGAAGATGGAGAGGGGGGGCCGAGTGCAATGAATGGCTGCCATAAATAGGttcaatatgcaaatgaaacatAATGGAGATGCACACATGCAACCAGATGTCCTCGACTACGAacgtgcgtgtgtgcgagagttTAATTGTCTGTTTGCACAGAAACGCATTCATTAAGCTTGTACGCCAAATGGCGAGATGAAAAGCGGGGTATCAAGAGGGCGAGAGAATTGGGGGGCTTATAGATTCGCAACCGATTTGGCCACTCGCTCAATCTGAGCAGGGGGTTCGACATAAATTATGCTTCAattacaaatgaaattttcgaGTAATTTCCCTCATTTCCATTGCCTTGCATAATTTTTGTACTGCTTGGGTGGGAATGCTTCTCTCTCACTCagtgaaatgcatttaattatgctAAAATGTTACTGACGGCCAgcaattttattgctttcaTCTTATTTTCTCGGCTTcatgtatgcaaatttataCTTTTTCAGTTCGACGTTTATATTTGTGCGCTACTCAAACTTAAAGTCAGTCAATATTTCGGTTTATCCTTTAGCATATAAGCCTTTGCATACAGAAACTGAAAGAAAAGCGTTGTGAATTTGAGAATACTCATGCTAAAAGTGTAGATACGTACATTTCCTTGCAATTCTCAAAAGAAACCAGATTAACATTCGAAAAATTGCATCCaaatttttgtaaatgaacattttaattaattgttttccTGAGTGCATGATGCACTTGCCTTCGTTTAATTTTACCTGTGGCCAAAGAGTTGTGCAAATGGCGCCAACATGCCACATGATAAATGAATTGCAAACAATGGGCACCATGGAATGGGGGCCACAGATTGGGGCTGGGCTTATAgacgtgggcgtggcacaccAGCCCATCTTTATCTCCTGCAAAATCAACATTAAAGGTTTTACACGTTGAGAGTGACAAGAAGAAACCAAAGTGAAAAAAGGGGGTAATATAAAAAACGTGCGAGAAAAACTCGATAGAAACTAAAGctgcttaaaataattacttgaGTTTCTGCTTACCGATTCTTTCGTTCGAATTGGTAAAACAGGAAGGAATACTAATTTCTTTTATAGTgcttatttttcacatttaaaaGCGTTTATTGTTGGTTATAGAAACTGTTTTTAACTGTTCTACTGACAGCTATATGTCCGTTTTTcatcaaattaaaatcgaaattaCACCTTGTGAAAAAATAGCAAGTAGCAATAGCGTCAAGTTAAAATCCAAATTATACCTTGTGGAAAAATAGCATATATTGAATAAGAgcatattgttattaaaaGCAACATAGGTACCAAAGTTATAAGAATATATTCTGTTTCAAAGTACTCTTCCCGCTTTTTATAAAAGTTTCACTCcacaaatgtaaaatttattcaatcaaaatggcaaattCCATCAACTCGATGCaaattttataaacataatattGCTTTCCCTGTTCACCTTTGAACCGCCCCGACAAAAGTGCTAGAGTCAAGAGCAGAAACAAGAGGGTTAAAGGTAAAATCGATGAGAGGCGGATGGATGGGGGAAATGAGATGATGATGTTTGATATCGCTTGCAGGATGCGGCTGCCTTTGACAGTCAATCAGGTGAAAGGCATAGGAAATACAATCTGTCTAGCTATTGCTAACCCCAGGCGATGGCCTGGCCTTCTCTTCCTTGTGACTTCCATTGTTTCTCCTTTCGTCTGACTATTTCGATGCACTTCCGAGTGGCACTCTTTCGCCAAAGTGGCTGGCGAGCTAAGAAAACTTTAAAGCTTTTCGTATTAGTACTCCCAGTACTAGAGAACTATCTCTTTATGAGACGAGCTTCCTTAATtcttaaagtaaaatatattcctATGTTGCATAGTGACTTCAAGACAGACAGCCAGAAGTTAAGTGGCCTTTTATATTTGTTGTCTACCTAACCAACAGGTAAACCTGACAACTAAACAAGCATTTTGACATTGTTTGCGCTCGGGCCTTgattaaaattgcataaaactgtTGATTGTGCTGCGGCTGTTTCATCCTGGGCCTTTCGTTGTTCCGTGAAAGTAGGTGCAACCGGCTAAGCTCATAAATCCTTTACACACACGCGCATCagaattgcatttgtttttcaccTTTCCTCCAATGTTGTTGGTCGGCTGcacatttttcccattttccaaaAGTTCAGTTCCGCTGAAAAATATCCataaagaaaatacaaataaatgtatgcaTAAAAGGGGAGGGTATTGTTCAACATACCTGtataaattgcattgcaaAATGTGTCGAAAATTGTAATTCAATTTCTGCgaaatgttttttctttttttttttgcattttgatcTGACATCTCTCAATTGTATGCAGCATGCAGGCTTTAAAAcgtttatttgtttctttattcTTTTGCAGAACCCGACGTGGGAATGCCGCAGCATGAGGCTCAGAGGTATTTTACACAGCTCCTGTCCGGACTCAATTACCTGCATCAGCGTGGGATCGCTCATCGGGATCTGAAGCCGGAAAATCTGCTGCTTGACGAGCATGACAACGTGAAAATATCGGACTTTGGCATGGCTACTATGTTTAGGTATTAGGTACAACATTATAGAATAATTCCAATTATAAGGCAAAGAAGGATACCTAAATGTATATCAGAGATTCGACTAAAAtagcatttatttaaatagcaTCCGATttagcaatttaaatattataaattaaatccaCTCTGCGTGCGAACGTACAAAATCCATTAACGATGGCTAACCGGTAGTGAAAAGTTTTTCTGCACACAACTGACCGACAAGGAGAATAGTTAATTGAAAGCGCTGCGGGCACAGCATCCAAACAAAACATGCCCCTGgtggtttttagttttcagcTAAgcgaaaactaatttaaatcgTTAGCCGGTCTGCATTAGAAAGTTAAAAATAGTTGTAAGGAAAACAACAAGCATGCAATTATAAGATTGGTACCAAAGCATATATTTAAACCATAAATCTACATAGAAAAGTGTGTCTAGTTTCGCTGATTAATCAGCTTTAGCttcttaatataattttaatattttcttaatcaATGAaactgttttatattttatattaaggTGTTTCCAAAAACCATATTTTGCACCATATTTTAATGGGATACCATATATTTGTTAGccgaatatttattttctaggGCCATTATATAGTGAGTTCATACTGTCCTAAAGTCATGTGCTATTCTCTCAGTGTAACGACTTACAGAAGCCCAAAACTTATTCTCAATTCCTTATGCTCTCTTTTCCCTTCTTTCTCGCAATTAACGACGACTGCGATCTGGTTGTGATCACGTCATTACCATGGATCAGGTGCAAGGGCAAGGAGCGACTGCTGGACAAACGCTGCGGCACCTTGCCGTATGTGGCTCCCGAGGTGCTCCAGAAGGCATATCACGCCCAGCCGGCGGATCTCTGGTCGTGCGGTGTTATATTGGTCACAATGCTGGCGGGTGGTAAGTGTGATTTCGGTGCGAGATTGCTTTACATGTGCTCCgtttaatgcattttccgctatttaattttgcattattttgcGTGATTTTTGTGCACTACCTTataacaacaaacagaaaacagtgAAAGAGAATGAAAGCATAAATTCCAGAGCATCGCCATCGATGTAGCCTCGCATTTACGGAAATCAATCAGCTCATCATGCATTATGTACTcgcccacattttttttttcggttcttTGCTCACATTTCTCCTCTTGCACTATTTATCATTTTTGCTGTTTCTTTGGTATTCTAGCTGTAGATTGTTTCACGCACATTGTATATCATCTAAAGCTTTTATACCAAAGCTCCAGCTTAAATTGCTTAACAACGCACCAACCCAAAACAGCCACAAATACAGGAATGATTAATGATATTTCACCCGCTTGCCAAGTCAATTCATGTGTCTTTCGTGTAATTCGTCTATGCTTGCAAATAATCCATTCAAATAATATGGCATATGTTGTGTTGCAGAGCTGCCCTGGGATCAGCCGTCCACCAATTGCACGGAGTTCACCAACTGGAGGGATAACGATCACTGGCAACTGCAGACTCCTTGGAGCAAACTGGACACCTTGGCTATTTCGCTGCTTCGCAAGCTGCTGGCCACCAGTCCGGGGACGCGTTTGACCTTGGAGAAAACCCTGGATCACAAATGGTGCAACATGCAGTTTGCAGACAATGGTATGTGTTATTTAGTGGTGACTTTAGTGTGTTTAAATCAGTGAATAGTTTAAAAGTCCACTCGATGGCTCAGGTACTTAGTGACTCTCAATGCCTTTGACATTTTGGGGGTCACTCTGTGCCTGTGCTGCCAGTGGGACATAATCTACAAATAAAGTGATAAGTACCAGTGAATTACATTGAAATGAGTGCCTCAGAGTGTAGCTGACTTACCATTGCTTTGGCGCTTTAGCTGTATGATAGATTTAAACTACTTCATAAAGCTAGATTACCAAAGCATTGGCTTGTGCAGATCAATCGTCGGAAACAAATTAAGCCATGTTTAGTTAttgctatttattattacatttattgttaaatttgtttaaacttatatgtttctcttttgtttgcatattaTTTGCTCTTTGGTGATTTTAGCTGTATGGTGTATAAGTATTCCATAGAGCTTTATtaccaaaaaccaaatggtTTCTGCATTATGCTTgagttgattttatttggtataatttacttttctagcgttaattgttcttaatgttattattatttaagagCTTTAGactattacatttttaatgctaaacaacattttcttttcctCAGAACGTTCCTATGACCTGGTGGACTCGGCGGCTGCCCTGGAGATATGCTCGCCAAAGGCTAAGAGGCAGCGTCTGCAGTCTAGTGCCCACTTGAGCAATGGCCTGGATGACTCCATCTCCCGGAACTACTGCTCTCAACCCATGCCCACAATGCGCAGCGACGATGACTTTAATGTCAGACTGGGCAGTGGTCGCTCCAAGGAGGATGGAGGCGATCGCCAGGCGTTGGCACAGGAGGCTCGGCTCAGTTACTCCTTCTCGCAACCAGCTCTGCTGGATGATCTCCTACTGGCTACCCAGATGAACCAAACGCAGAACGCTTCCCAGAACTATTTCCAGCGTTTGGTGAGGAGAATGACCCGATTCTTTGTGACCACGCGATGGGATGACACTATCAAGCGATTGGTGGGAACCATCGAAAGACTGGGTGGTTATACGTGCAAGTTCGGTGACGACGGAGTGGTCACCGTTTCCACTGTCGATCGGAATAAGCTGCGATTGGTTTTCAAGGCGCACATTATAGAGATGGATGGCAAGATTCTTGTTGACTGCCGGCTGTCAAAGGGTTGCGGCTTGGAGTTTAAACGACGATTTATCAAGATCAAAAACGCCCTGGAGGATATCGTGCTAAAAGGACCCACCACTTGGCCGATTGCGATTGCTACAAATTCGGTGCCTTAGCTTTTAGTTTCATTCGACCTTAAAAACCTCTCTTGTATTCggttatatttacatttgtcTAGCCTGTAGGAGCAACTCATGCATCACCTTCGATCAGAATCATCTAAACTTCTAAGTGTgctaacttatttttaattcattgcATTGTTTACGAGTACGTTATGTAGCAATAATTAAGGAGGGCTCTCcttctattttaattttgttgaattttaaagCAAATGTCGAGTATTGAAAACTAGTTTAAATGTTATCGAACAATAAATCTTATGCGATTTTGagtaaaaaagttttttttattatttatttatattatactatatattatatatatattaaatcaCGGAGTGTTGTGTGAAATAGGAGGGCATGTTTGAATTCCATTTTCCACGCACAGATCAGTAGTGAATTCAATTTTGAGTTTCGAGAAGAGATTGTCTCTTAAAGGCCCTTTGGCATATAAAGCATTTGTATGGTCCTTCCTTGTGTGAACGATCATTTGTCGTAGAAGATGGTGTTTTTGCTTAAACGCACAGTAGCAGAGTGGACACTGGTACGGCTGCTCTCCCGTATGAGTCCGAATGTGCATTGTAAGTTGGTTTTTGAACCGGAAGGCCTTTAAGCAGTCATTACATTTATGTTGTTTTACACAAGTGTCTTTCTTGTCATTCGAATCCGAATCAATATGGTCCCCAAGCGCATCTTTAGTTTGCAGACTAGAGCAATAGGTTTGTTCTTGAGCATGGTAATTTGATTCTTCGGTATCATCAAAATCAGCAGGTTCGATCCTTGGGGAATTTAAGGTCATTGGCACCTTGTATTTAGTCTTCACATCTTCCAGACAAGTTGGACAAATATGTTCGGGAAAGAAGTCCCCTTTAAAAACTGGATACTTGGACCACTGGGCAATCATATCCGGAATCGAGGGTCCAGGTCCTGGCATTTCATCGAATATATTGACCAGTTCGTCGTGGTCCGACCAGCAAATGCGACATATAGCTTCCATGTCTATAAAAACTACAAATCATGTACATTTGAACGAACcattaacataattttcatACATACCTCTTTAATAGAAAcggtaattaataaaataacttaaaatgtAGGCGAAAACGGTGCTATTTTACCTCTGACCTTATTTTTTAATCGACCCTGTTCCAGAAATGTCATTTGTGTGTAATCGAACTGTCAcgttattttcttaaaatcGGACACTTATCGATGCATAGCAATCGCTTTCTCCAAAATTATTGATCCTAGTATGAAAAGCTTATCAAATATAATAGAGCTTGTAAGAAATTAATAtaccatttcattttgttaaatatttttttatattttattttgcaaaaaacataaattatttcgttgaattaaaaaaatcaatatcacgtgtaaatatattatatttatttagttaccAGCTATCTAACTCgtgaaacattttatttacattcacTTGTGCAACATAAGAACCACGGGTCGTAATTCAAAGTTATTTTCCCAAATGATTCTGGATGTGGTTCCTAAGAGTTCTGGCATCTGCGAAAGCCTTCGGACAATGATCACACTTATAGGGTTTCTCGCCCGTGTGAGTCCTCATGTGCCGACTAAGACTTGACGACACCTTGAATCGCTTTTGGCATTGGGTGCACTTATGCGGCCTTTCCTCCGAGTGCACAAGAAGGTGTGCTTTGAGGCGAGAGTGTCTCATAAAGGCGCTCTCGCACTGGTTACACTTGTGGGGTCTTTCCCTCGTGTGGATCCGGATGTGGCGATATAAATCGATTTGTTGACCAAAAGCCTTTGAGCAGTAGTCGCACTCGAAGGGTCGTTCGCCTGTGTGAGTTATAGTGTGCACTTTCAGTGATGTAGCATACTTGAAGGTCTTTTTGCAGATATCACATCTATACGGCTCGACTCCAGTGTGTATCCTGGTATGCACCTGTAATCTATGTTTATTCGCAAACTTCTTGTGGCAATGAGTACATTTAACTTCTTTGAAATTCCGAACTTTTATGCCAGTCTGAGCATCCTGGTCGTGTGTCAATAAATGTTTTCTAAGATCGTTTGATTTCTTATAAGCTTGGGAACATCGATTGCATGAGTATGGTAGTTCGTCGTTGTGAGATTGGATGTGTATCTTTAGATCAgtataaaacttaaaaactcTTTGGCATATGTcacatttataaggcactaCTCCCTCATGTTTCCGCATGTGCAACTCATAGGTGGTGTTACTAAAGAAAGTACTTTCGCATAGATTACACTTGAATTGTTTTCTCGTGGTGTGAGAAACAATGTGTCGCTTTAGATCGACGTTTTGCTTATATGCCTTCGGACAAAGACTACATTTGTACGGACGTTCTCCCGTGTGGACACGCAAATGTTTTGCAAGAGCactttttcccaaaaaaaatttagGGCAATATGTGCACGTATATTTACGGCCAGCCGATTTAACACGTTCGTTGCGTTTAGAAGGTGATCTATTCTGATCTTGAGgtttttttgtcttttgaAATGTGTCAATATGTTGATTATGGTCTGTAGGAGAGTCAATGTCTTCTTTGGCGTGAGTCCTGAGGTGGTTCCTATAACTACAGTAGCGCGCAAAGGATTTTCCACATTGGGAACAATTGTGGGGTCGTTCATGATTATCGTCACGCAATAAAAACGTCTTTGGTATACAAGGTTCTGAAACATCAGTCTTAACAACACATTTGAGCTCTCCATCGGCTTTATCAATTTCGTCTTCTGATGTAACTACATCTCCGAAGTTGTCCTCTTGAATATGGCAGTTAGATAGATCAGGTGCAGTAGCTTTATCCTCTCTAATATCTGAATCGGATTGAAAATTTTCGCCGACTGATATTTCGCTATTTTCATCGTCTTTAAAATAGTCATCTGATTGACCAGTTTCAATGATCTTTTGCAGATGATGGAATTGATGTCCATTCCTTTCATCAGTTAAATATGAATCTTCTTCTTTTATATTATCTGGGCAATCTATCTCTTGACTAGAATTTGATTTTCCACTCGCGTAGTTTGAAACCTTCCAAAACTCATCCTGCGAGTTCTCCTCGGTGTCTTCCACTTTAACTTGGGACAGGAATTGGTGGCCTATCTTGGAGGTCTGCTGCTTATAGAATTCAATGTGCGCATCCTCCAGGCAGCTTGGGCAAATGAGTTCCGGTAGGGAGTCGCCTTTCACAACCTCGTAGCCGGACCACTGGGCAATCATGACCGGAATTGAAGGACCCAGTCCTGGTGTGCCTTCGAATATGTTGACCATGCCATCGCGGTTTCCCAAGCAAACTCGGCATATATCCTCCATTGCCCTAGAAGAGTATTTAGGTAACTACCTAGcaataatcaaataaactGGCCTACCTTTGTTATTTAACGTAGATTCCATTTACTGAAATAGTTTGTGATTAATTGTTTACGTATGGTTTTCTCGGCCACCGTAATCACCCTGTTTTATCTAAACTGTGCTGTTAAGAACATTACTCTAATTACCCTATGTTCAATAAGAGCTGTTGAGAACATCGTTATGGTTTAACATAGATATCTTGGAAAACATACATcgtagaatatttttttttaatagatgaattcattaatttaataaattaaaattggttTTTGGTAGCGAAAAATGAATCTTAAGACATAATAAAACAGTTTAAAAATACGTAGCATAAAACAGTTTTAAAAATActacatttttatgttttttttttatttgttttcgtaTGTTTGTCAAATTAGCGTCGATGGCGGAACAGTGGAGTTCGGAACACGGTgaagtgttttatttattttttttgtagtttgtAAGTAAAAGGtgaattctaattaaaatgcaaaaatgccaGGGAATAAAAGATCTAACTTTTTATGTACGTCCTAAGATACGACGACTCAGGAAAgtatattaaatatgcaattgaAAAATCGGCTCCGCTCTTTTTGGAGAAGGACATTTCAGgaagatttaaaaaaaaatgtattaacaGTTTTTGAGATAATGGAATAACAGTGGGTCTAGCTATAAACCAGCCCATACATTAAAGAAAGAGCCCTTTAAATTAATTCGATATTTTGGTTGTTCGCAGAGCGTGTTCGAAATTTTCGTGCCTATAGGCTTATGTAGGCGTAATTATGTAATAATCCTGTAAAAATGCATCAATGCATTTATGCATTTccgaaaattttaatatttacgaTCGAAAGACATTTTCACACAATAACAGCTTTCTTGCTCACATTCTATTTCCACTCTTATCGCATTCCAAAGTAATTGAAACACCCTGTACAATAAAATGTGCTGTTAACCGCTAAAACACGTTTTATGTTATCGAATACCTATCGATTAGgcgttttatttaaaatagaagCCGCGCTCATTTTTCAAATAGAacttcttttgaaaaaatacaagcCTCTATGatgttaaaataatattattcttttctactaaaagaaaaaagttaCCCACaatgtaaaatttattgataatcaacataaataaaagtttttaccCATGACTTGGGTTGACCCAACCAAATAagaagcaaaataaatgatatattaCATTGAACACTCAACAGCTTAAAGACTTTATTTATTGACCGATATcgatttattgcatttttctcAACAAACATCTGCTGCAGTGATATTGCTATGTTCTAGTACAGTTTTCTGTTTGTATTGGCATTTACCGCTACTACCGTTATTACCGTTATGTTCAAGTTGCATGGTTGCATTTTGGCTTACTAACTAATTAATAagtaaaattgaatttcgaaAATCTCTGATAACTGTATTTGTTCTTTGTTGTCGTAGTTATTTCATTGATTTATAGTACGTTCTGAGGTTTTACAGAAATAAAGATAATTGTTTCACTATTGTGTTTTAGCATTGCTAatgtattaaaaacaattgctGTCGTTTGGCAACTTCTTTGGGTTAAATGCACTTCTCATATTGCTGGGTTTGGATAACTATTGTGAATTAGTGTTAATCTTTATTGGATAAGCGCATTTGCATAGACTCCGATTCGAGTTTGATGTGTA encodes:
- the LOC6732538 gene encoding serine/threonine-protein kinase grp, which codes for MAATLTEAGTGPAATREFVEGWTLAQTLGEGAYGEVKLLINRQTGEAVAMKMVDLKKHPDAANSVRKEVCIQKMLQDTHILRFFGKRSQGSVEYIFLEYAAGGELFDRIEPDVGMPQHEAQRYFTQLLSGLNYLHQRGIAHRDLKPENLLLDEHDNVKISDFGMATMFRCKGKERLLDKRCGTLPYVAPEVLQKAYHAQPADLWSCGVILVTMLAGELPWDQPSTNCTEFTNWRDNDHWQLQTPWSKLDTLAISLLRKLLATSPGTRLTLEKTLDHKWCNMQFADNERSYDLVDSAAALEICSPKAKRQRLQSSAHLSNGLDDSISRNYCSQPMPTMRSDDDFNVRLGSGRSKEDGGDRQALAQEARLSYSFSQPALLDDLLLATQMNQTQNASQNYFQRLVRRMTRFFVTTRWDDTIKRLVGTIERLGGYTCKFGDDGVVTVSTVDRNKLRLVFKAHIIEMDGKILVDCRLSKGCGLEFKRRFIKIKNALEDIVLKGPTTWPIAIATNSVP
- the LOC27208182 gene encoding zinc finger protein 14, coding for MEDICRVCLGNRDGMVNIFEGTPGLGPSIPVMIAQWSGYEVVKGDSLPELICPSCLEDAHIEFYKQQTSKIGHQFLSQVKVEDTEENSQDEFWKVSNYASGKSNSSQEIDCPDNIKEEDSYLTDERNGHQFHHLQKIIETGQSDDYFKDDENSEISVGENFQSDSDIREDKATAPDLSNCHIQEDNFGDVVTSEDEIDKADGELKCVVKTDVSEPCIPKTFLLRDDNHERPHNCSQCGKSFARYCSYRNHLRTHAKEDIDSPTDHNQHIDTFQKTKKPQDQNRSPSKRNERVKSAGRKYTCTYCPKFFLGKSALAKHLRVHTGERPYKCSLCPKAYKQNVDLKRHIVSHTTRKQFKCNLCESTFFSNTTYELHMRKHEGVVPYKCDICQRVFKFYTDLKIHIQSHNDELPYSCNRCSQAYKKSNDLRKHLLTHDQDAQTGIKVRNFKEVKCTHCHKKFANKHRLQVHTRIHTGVEPYRCDICKKTFKYATSLKVHTITHTGERPFECDYCSKAFGQQIDLYRHIRIHTRERPHKCNQCESAFMRHSRLKAHLLVHSEERPHKCTQCQKRFKVSSSLSRHMRTHTGEKPYKCDHCPKAFADARTLRNHIQNHLGIFIDMEAICRICWSDHDELVNIFDEMPGPGPSIPDMIAQWSKYPVFKGDFFPEHICPTCLEDVKTKYKVPMTLNSPRIEPADFDDTEESNYHAQEQTYCSSLQTKDALGDHIDSDSNDKKDTCVKQHKCNDCLKAFRFKNQLTMHIRTHTGEQPYQCPLCYCAFKQKHHLLRQMIVHTRKDHTNALYAKGPLRDNLFSKLKIEFTTDLCVENGIQTCPPISHNTP